GATCATAACAAGAGAGATCTCAATGCTTCTTCAATCGTCGGATAATCAAATTTGAAACCGCTGTCGAGAAGCTTCTTCGGGATGACTCGCTGTCCGGTCAGGACGAATTCCGCAAACTCTCCGAGGACCAGCCTCATCATAAAACCGGGAGCCGGCATAAATGAAGGTCTGCCCAGCACTTTCCCTATGGTGTCTGCTAACTCGGCATTTCTGACCGGAAACGGGGACGTGCAGTTCACAGGTCCGGTCAGGTTATCGTTTTCAGCGGCGAAAAGGAGGGCTCGACAAAGATCTTCGATATGGATCCACGAAAACCATTGGCGACCGCTTCCCAAGGGACCTCCGGCAAAAAAGCGGAAAGGTCGCACCATTTGATTCAGTGCGCCGCCTTCTCGGCCAAGAACGACTCCGAAGCGCGTTCGGACTACTCGCACCCCTTTATCTTCTGCTCTCGTAGCTTCCGATTCCCAGTCGCGGGCAAGATTTGCAAAAAAATCGGTCCCCGCTGGAGAGGATTCGTCTAATTGCTGGTCTTCGGTCATTCCGTAGTATCCGACTCCTGAAGCGCTGATAAGGACGACTCGTCCTCCTGTTTCGGAAGCTATTGCATCAACGAGGTTCCTGGTGGTCTTTACGCGGCTATCCCGAATAAGGCGCTTGTAGTCTTCATCCCATCTCCTAAATGTCGTTGCACCCGCCAGATTGACGAGTACGTCGTGGCCTGCCACTTCCCTCTGCCAATCCCCCGGCTTTGAGCCATCTGCAGCAATCATCTCAACGTTCTTTGGAAGATCGGCCCGGGCTTTGGGGGTACGAGCCAGAACTGTCACGTTATATCCCCTCGCTGTCAGAAACGTGCTCAGGTAAGTGCCAATAAACCCGGTCCCTCCTGTGATGAAAGCTCTCATGGCTCAATCCTCCCTGTAAGCATTGCCAGGCGGACTATGAATGGTTTGACGGGATTGCGTCTGTCCATCCTTGGGACTATTAATCTTTAGAATAGTTCTTCCATTGCTCACATACCATAAGTCTAAGCCGGATTGCTCCGGCAGCCATCGCACCTTGAAATTTCGTCACCACATGAGGATTCACTTAAGTGCGGCATTCGATGAATGACCCGAAGGGGCAACCCAGTAGTAGCCGTGGGTGTCAGAAACTGTCTCAAAAGTCGAAATTTATCCTAGATCGTGGCACGATTTGTTACGTATTCGAGACTTTTGAGACAGTCTCGTCAACCCACGGAAAATGTTGTGTCGAAATCCCTAATTCTTGGGGACCCTGGTGGGGGTTCCCAATGACATTTAGGCCTTGGGCGACCCCGCCAGGGTCGTTTATCAAAGATTATGGACTACGCTCTGTTCCACGGGTTTCACCCATGGCTACTGTTGGTTCGCTCCTCTGGAGCTCGAAATCCCATTTTTCCCCGAATAGCGGAACTTATCTCACAACGGAGGCACGGCACCTACCAGTTTCCCAAAGCGCTTTTGGCAATCGGACAACAATTCTGACATTTTCTATAGACATCTCTTTCGAGTTTTTCAGTCGATCTACAAGAAATGTATCCCACACTGGCATATTTTCGGTCACACTGTTCTGAATCCAAACGTCAAAAGAAGGGAAGGGCACATTTGTGCTAAACAGTTCAGACACGATAGCCGGAGTATACGGAAGGAAGGACTAAGAGCATATGAACGTATCGACCGAGGAACTCGTACGTGAGGCTTTGAAAGGAAATTCCGATGCTCTGGAATCGGTTGTCCTGAAGATACAGGACCGAATTTACGGATTGGCGATACGAATGTTGTGGCACCCGGAGGATGCCGAGGATGCGTCTCAGGAGATACTCGTCAAGATCGTCACCCACCTGGGGAGTTTCAGGTTCGAGAGTTCGTTCGAAACGTGGTGCTTTCGAATTGCCGTGAATCACCTGCTCACCACGCGAAAACGAAGAGCGGAATTACTGAATTTAACGTTCCCTCTGCTGGAACAGGATATCGATAAAGGCCTGGAATACTGCAGCAACCACTCCACTCCGGAACCAGAGCAGGATCTTCTGGTGAAAGAAGTCATGATCGGCTGTGTGCAGGGAGTAATGCTCTGCCTGGATCGGGCACATCGCATCGTCTATGTCCTGGGAGAGGTCTATCGGGTGGACAGCCAGACAGGATCTCACGTACTGGAAATAACACCCGAAGCATTTCGCAAGCGCCTGTCCAGATCTCGAGGCCTGGTGAGAAATTTTCTCGCACGACATTGCGGTCTCGTAGACACGTCCAATGAGTGCACGTGCAAGCGACAAATTCCCTATGCCATAAAAACCGGGATAGTAAATCCGCGGCGATTACTCTTCGCTGGATATTCCTGCCAGTCTTACACTTCTGCTGAGTCCGACGTTTCCTGTGATACCGACGAACGAGTTGCAGCACTGCTTCGTCAACCTCAGTACGAGGCTCCCAACCGATTCGTCGAAAAGGTAAGGGCTCTCGTCCGTGCAGAATTTCAAACTGTTCGTCCGCACCATTAGACATTAGAAACAGGCCGGATTCGATAAATACACCGGACTGCATGTATCACTCACAAGAAAGATGAGGAACACAAAAATGGAAATTCCTGAGAATGTCTGGACTTCACTTCAAGAGCGGCTCGGTTATTCCGATGAAGAGCTGAGCAAATTCAAAGAAAACGCGAACAATCAGAGAGTCCTGAAGTGCGCTCCGGAACTTATGGCGAAGACCATTGTTGCGGAAGTTGTGTATTCCCACGGGTGCAATAGTCAGCACAAAGTGGGCGACAAGTTTTACATGGACGGATCGGGCAATCTGCTTTCCAAACTGTGTCCCAGCAGGATGTGTGTGTACGCTGTGAGTGCGCTCAGACCGCTTGTTTATGCCGCACATGAATTGTTCTATAACGGCGTGGATCCCAACAAGATGGTTTTCAATCACTGCGGGTGCGTGGATGTCGGCCTGGAATGCAGTGGCTGGGGCCGTGTCGTAATGGAAGTGAGAATGGAAGATCGTGCCACAGAAAAGACGTGATTGACGTTGTCTTCTGATTGCCACGATTTTCAGATTATGGGAGAATTCGACGACCGAATTTTTCTGGCAACTAACTGAATCGGCGATTCGGATGGATTCGAGATCTACGTGCCATATCCCGCGTGTGAATTGCAGGATATTGGTAGGGACCGGCGTCTCGAAGCTGTCTCAAAAGTTGAAATTTGTCCCAGATCGTGGCACGAAGTTTTTATCGTGCTGTTGGGCTGATTGTAGGGGCGGGCCTCGTGTCCGCCCAAATAAGGGTAGGCACTAGGCCTACCCCTACGAAGATAGCGAATCGTGGCACGATTTGTATGTTTTGGATAATTTTGAGACAGTCTCTCTCTGCCGGTCCATCATGCCGATATCATTTACTAATATTGAAGATGTGCCGGCACGGAGGCCGACACCCACCAATACTCTTTTTCTGAATCAGACATTAGTTTGGCACTCACTATATACCCTAACAAAGAGGAATACGGCTCCTGTTCATTCAGGTCCGTACAGAAACTTTCAATTTAGTAATCAATCAATTATATGCTGCACCTTTCAACTCTGATATACTCCGCACTCGAATTTGAGGGCATCTGGTGCGGTCTGCGTCTCGCGAGCCGAATTGCCATGGATGATCCGGCCCGATCGGACAGCAGAAATCTCAAATTCCTGAAGGAGTTTTCACGCTGGTGTTTTCTCTGCATGAAGAAAACCTGTTTACTCCCGGTATGAGACATCGCCGAGCACTCTCTTTTTTCCGACTCGCTCTCCTGTTCCTGTTTCTCTGTTCCTTTGCATGCACAAAGAATGCTGTTCCCACCCCTTTCGCCACCAAATCGATGGAGGAATCGTCCGCCAAGAAGACCTCTGAAGAGACTGCATCTGCAAAGAAAACGGACGGAAGTTCGACCCGGGAAGACCAGACGCCGAAAGATCTTCATTCGGACAAAGACTCGAAGACCAAAGATTCTGATGGAGGCCGGTGGGAAGCTGTTCAACGTTTTCCTTTGAAAACTTCAGCCGATGAAACGGAGAAAGCTGCACTCCTGAAAGCGGCTTCGGACATCGCGCGCACATTCAATGCAGTACATGCAATAAAGCTCTGCCGCAACGAGCAAAAGGCAGAATGGTGGATAGTTCTATACCTGGATCACGGTCCTTATTATGAGGTGAAGCAATTTGTCTGGACTCCCGTGGAAGAAGATCCCCAACCGTTCACGATTCTGGAGAGAGTCTCACGGGGCGGGCTGAAAGAACACTTGAGCAAATGCAAACGTGGGGCCATTTATCAGGTGTTGGAAAGGAGTCACCCGTCTGTATCCGAAAAAAATGCCGCTCAGCCATCTTCCCGTGAAGCAAGTCCAGTAAAAGCAGAACCCAAGGTCCGCAAAGATGCCGAAGAAGAAAATATCGTCAAAAAGCCGACTCCACCAGCCCGATCGCAACCGGCCGAGCATCCGGAGAAGTTGACGAAACCTCAAGTACTGCCGCCTCAGACAAAGACCCCATCAAGCGGAAGCGCATCCGAAAAAAATCAAGAAAACCTGAGAACACGGGAGCAACCTCGGCCGGAAAGAAAAACAGCGCCTGTCAGGGATACGTCAACTCATTCCACGGCATCGAAAATCGACGAGCATCTGAGGAAAGTGGAACAATCCGATTTGCGGGTTGACACTCCAGGAGCCGAGCCCAAGAACATCAAGGAACCTTCGGCTGGAAAGAATGCTCGCACGGAAAGACCGACGTACTACGTATTCCTGTACGGCTCGGATATGAATCATTCGGAACTGCTGGATTGGCTCGAGAACAACGACTATGACGTGAAGCGAGCCGTTGATGGTAGTCCGGGAGTTCTCAAGGACTATGATTTTGTCTGGAACTACTATTCTTCTTCACGAAAAGGTGGAGCCGTCAATATTCAGCCAAAACCGAATTCACAGATATGGGGCGTGCTTCTGGAAGTGGAAGATACTCTTTTGCAGGCGTTTGATGAAAAGGCCGGACATCCCCGGTATTACTCGAGAGGCGACCAGAGGCTGCCGATAAAACGTCTTGATGACGGAAAGACAGTATTCGCCTGGGTTTATAAGGCTCACCCATCTCACGGCAAAAAAACTGACATATGGCCGACGAGAGAATATAAGCAGAAAATTATTGAAGCGGCCAAATTCTGGGGTTTTCCGAACGATTATCTCAATCGAATTGCATCCTGGCCGGTGAGATGAACTGAAATCGAAGAGGTAAAACCGGGGAAACTCTTCCTGTAGGAAGCGTTTCCCCAAGCCTTTTTTGCATATGTATTATGTCCTTAGATCAGCCTGATTTTCTAACTCTGCTTTTGGCGCCAGTCGGCTCAAGGCTCTAGAGTCCCGGAGGGACGAAACATAAATAGCCACGGGTGCGAACCCGTGGGCACCCGCGCCACATTACAAAGATTGGACCCTGAAAGGGTCTGCCATTGGTTCCATCTGAGTTCAAGTTGAACTATGGTGGGACCCCCGCCAGGGTCCTCACTTATTGGTCTTGCTATAATTCTTTCCATGGGTTGCACCCATGGCTAGTATTTGGATCGCCCCGCTGGGGCTCCGGCCAGCACGTCTTAGCTGCATCGGCGCTAATGGCTGAGCTAGGGGAACAATCTATTTGCAGAAAAAAGGTTTCCCCAGATCTTACTGCTTTGAAGGCGCATCGGCACGAACCTTTTAAGTCTTGCCTAATTACCGGCCGGTATGGAGACTGCCCTGAGCCGGAGGCGCAGGCGGAATTTCCCGCCAATTTACGGAATCGAATGGATTGTCGGGGCCGGCAGGTGCTGCAGCGGGGACTGCCCGTCCCTGTGCTTTTCTTTTACTCTTCCAGTGTTCTACATAGGATTCAACTTTGTCGAAAGGATAACTCAAGACTTTTCCAAGAACCCAGAACACGTACAACTGGTCCCTTGGAGAAGGCAACTGCTCAGCCTCACTGGGGGGCGGGGGCGTGTACGTGGGCTGTTGTTGAGATGGAAAAACCGGTATGAGTCTGTTATCCGCAGCTTGAGCGAAACCCGCGGAAATGGCACACAAACCAACCAATAACACCGCAATCATTTTGCGCATTTATCACGCTCCTGCTTTTATTGGGGAATCCTCTATCAACAACCGGTCACAAAATCCAGCATTTTTTGTCAAAATATCGATTTCGGTTACATGTCAGATGACATAATTTCTGACCTTTTGAACACATTGAGCTCAAAAGAACGGTAGGGGCCGGCGTCCCTGCTGGCCCGAACCGGTTGATTTGTATTTGAAAAATGTGCCGGCACGGAGGCACGGCATCTACCAATTGCCGAGAAGTGCTTTTCTCAATTGGACGCTGTTTTTATACACTTACTATGAAGTCAGGGCCTTTCGCCGACAGATTTCTTCTCCTGTGTCGACTTACCATTCCGGAGCGCTCGGCGAACAGATTTCCCCGTCTTCTTAATGCGTTTCCATGGGTCGAATAGAAACTCCTGTTGACAAAAGGGGCGCCCCGGAGTTACAGTGTCGATAATAGAAAAGGAAGAAAATCGTGACATTCATGAGCACAGCCTATTATTACTTTTATTTTAGCAGGAGGATACCCGCGCTGCTGCGCTGAGTGTAGCGAGTCATCATCGAATACAAAGCGGAGCAGCTGCTCCGCTTTTTTATTTTGGGCACTAGAGGGTACTCATGATCAATACCCCCGGGCATCGGACTTCCGAAACGGAATCGCAACGACTGAGCTTGAACGGGAAACTTGCCTTGATCGGCCTTATTGAAGAGGGTGTGCGGCTGGGTTCCACCGATGCGCCTATGGTGGCCGATCTTTTCAAGGATCTCGGTGATCTGGTAAACGCGACCGTTTCCGGATCGAAGGTAGACCGTCTGAAATCGGATAGCCGGAATAACGGATTCAAGATTCTCGAAATTAATGCTGAAACCGGCGAGAATCTGGGGCGGCTCAATATGCTTTACTTGAAGAAGCCGATTCCCTGTTATTACCTGGTTTATGTCGAAGTTGCAGTACCGTTTCGCAAACGAGGTCTTGGAAACCGTATTCTAAAAGCGTTCCGGGATTTTCTCATAGAAAAATCCGCTGTCGGCATCCTGGACAATATTATCCCTCAGGACGATCCCACATTCGATATCTATACAAAACTTGAATGGCGTTCCATTGAAGAGGTCACAGGATCGCCCGCAATAAACGGTGACGGCCTGTACATGGTGTACATTCCGCCCACTCTTGCCGACAAAGATCTTCGCGATTCCATTCTCAGGCTCGTCCATCACATAAAGCGAAGACGGCCTCATATAGACATGCGCGACAACGAGCTCATGGTGAAACGGACGATAGAGGAATTCAAGGATCTCTATTCCGCGCTGATGAGCTATTTCGAGAAGGATTTGGAATCCGGCGAAAATCATGCGCTCGCACGGTTCATGTTCACGCGATTCATGACAAAACTGCTGGGTTTTCAGAGAAGAATTTCCGAACTGCTGGGGTACACGGGCGGTGAATCGCTGCAACAGATCGATCTTGACCCGAGAGTCCGACGACTCAAAATCAAGTCGTACGCACCGAAAGAACTCGCGACCAATCCTTTGTTCCATTCGGGG
The sequence above is a segment of the Desulfomonile tiedjei DSM 6799 genome. Coding sequences within it:
- a CDS encoding TIGR01777 family oxidoreductase, whose translation is MRAFITGGTGFIGTYLSTFLTARGYNVTVLARTPKARADLPKNVEMIAADGSKPGDWQREVAGHDVLVNLAGATTFRRWDEDYKRLIRDSRVKTTRNLVDAIASETGGRVVLISASGVGYYGMTEDQQLDESSPAGTDFFANLARDWESEATRAEDKGVRVVRTRFGVVLGREGGALNQMVRPFRFFAGGPLGSGRQWFSWIHIEDLCRALLFAAENDNLTGPVNCTSPFPVRNAELADTIGKVLGRPSFMPAPGFMMRLVLGEFAEFVLTGQRVIPKKLLDSGFKFDYPTIEEALRSLLL
- a CDS encoding RNA polymerase sigma factor, whose protein sequence is MNVSTEELVREALKGNSDALESVVLKIQDRIYGLAIRMLWHPEDAEDASQEILVKIVTHLGSFRFESSFETWCFRIAVNHLLTTRKRRAELLNLTFPLLEQDIDKGLEYCSNHSTPEPEQDLLVKEVMIGCVQGVMLCLDRAHRIVYVLGEVYRVDSQTGSHVLEITPEAFRKRLSRSRGLVRNFLARHCGLVDTSNECTCKRQIPYAIKTGIVNPRRLLFAGYSCQSYTSAESDVSCDTDERVAALLRQPQYEAPNRFVEKVRALVRAEFQTVRPHH
- a CDS encoding TIGR04076 family protein → MEIPENVWTSLQERLGYSDEELSKFKENANNQRVLKCAPELMAKTIVAEVVYSHGCNSQHKVGDKFYMDGSGNLLSKLCPSRMCVYAVSALRPLVYAAHELFYNGVDPNKMVFNHCGCVDVGLECSGWGRVVMEVRMEDRATEKT
- a CDS encoding gamma-glutamylcyclotransferase family protein, translating into MFSLHEENLFTPGMRHRRALSFFRLALLFLFLCSFACTKNAVPTPFATKSMEESSAKKTSEETASAKKTDGSSTREDQTPKDLHSDKDSKTKDSDGGRWEAVQRFPLKTSADETEKAALLKAASDIARTFNAVHAIKLCRNEQKAEWWIVLYLDHGPYYEVKQFVWTPVEEDPQPFTILERVSRGGLKEHLSKCKRGAIYQVLERSHPSVSEKNAAQPSSREASPVKAEPKVRKDAEEENIVKKPTPPARSQPAEHPEKLTKPQVLPPQTKTPSSGSASEKNQENLRTREQPRPERKTAPVRDTSTHSTASKIDEHLRKVEQSDLRVDTPGAEPKNIKEPSAGKNARTERPTYYVFLYGSDMNHSELLDWLENNDYDVKRAVDGSPGVLKDYDFVWNYYSSSRKGGAVNIQPKPNSQIWGVLLEVEDTLLQAFDEKAGHPRYYSRGDQRLPIKRLDDGKTVFAWVYKAHPSHGKKTDIWPTREYKQKIIEAAKFWGFPNDYLNRIASWPVR
- a CDS encoding N-acetyltransferase, producing MINTPGHRTSETESQRLSLNGKLALIGLIEEGVRLGSTDAPMVADLFKDLGDLVNATVSGSKVDRLKSDSRNNGFKILEINAETGENLGRLNMLYLKKPIPCYYLVYVEVAVPFRKRGLGNRILKAFRDFLIEKSAVGILDNIIPQDDPTFDIYTKLEWRSIEEVTGSPAINGDGLYMVYIPPTLADKDLRDSILRLVHHIKRRRPHIDMRDNELMVKRTIEEFKDLYSALMSYFEKDLESGENHALARFMFTRFMTKLLGFQRRISELLGYTGGESLQQIDLDPRVRRLKIKSYAPKELATNPLFHSGDKELWMHLDEALKQNPARSIEGLPNYRRPALKAWLEKTGATPTDPINIGDLLDLGFDPTRLKELTIDGTEHIFERMQPRMLLQLDERKTVLLRLAEGSPGKRIRNAMIAMNPPLLVIRDRGNGYVLRKKVQGIHWEEAVEQLQTVPELKSINASVKLDKIIQTTVRKAQDWVRSKTTPEEHALLDQFTFFVSWDFEANRPRIVIDPSGSFLESLWIA